From a single Clostridium isatidis genomic region:
- a CDS encoding superoxide dismutase: MKNKIKILKVFLLLTFSVLLLFPAKTSLALKNGKNKFILKPLPYNYDALEPYIDTETMKLHHDKHQKAYVDNLNKALEKYPELYSKGLEGLLTNLNSIPEDIRQTVINNAGGVYNHEFFWSIMSPTHNQEPKGDLLKAIENTFGSFDKFKEKFKDAALSRFGSGWAWLVKDKNNKLSIISTANQDAPISSGLKPIIGIDVWEHAYYLKYKNERGKYIDNWWNVVNWEQAEENFTK, translated from the coding sequence ATGAAAAATAAAATAAAAATATTAAAAGTTTTTTTATTATTAACTTTTTCTGTTTTGTTATTGTTCCCTGCTAAAACATCACTTGCTCTAAAAAATGGAAAAAATAAATTTATCTTAAAACCTCTACCTTATAATTATGATGCCTTAGAACCTTACATTGATACTGAAACAATGAAACTTCATCATGACAAACACCAGAAGGCATATGTTGATAATTTAAATAAAGCCCTTGAAAAATATCCTGAACTATATTCTAAGGGTTTAGAAGGCTTATTAACAAATTTAAATTCTATACCAGAAGATATTAGACAGACTGTAATAAATAATGCTGGGGGAGTTTATAACCATGAATTTTTTTGGTCCATAATGTCTCCTACTCATAATCAAGAACCTAAAGGAGATTTATTAAAAGCAATTGAAAATACTTTTGGATCCTTTGACAAATTTAAAGAAAAATTTAAAGATGCTGCTTTATCTAGATTTGGTTCTGGATGGGCTTGGCTAGTAAAAGATAAAAATAATAAATTATCAATTATCAGTACTGCAAATCAAGATGCACCAATTTCTTCAGGATTAAAACCAATTATAGGAATAGATGTATGGGAACACGCTTATTATCTAAAATATAAAAACGAAAGAGGAAAATATATAGATAATTGGTGGAATGTTGTTAATTGGGAACAAGCAGAAGAGAATTTTACAAAGTAA
- a CDS encoding ABC transporter ATP-binding protein: MAGLKLKNVTKVYENGFKAVDNFNLDIEDREFIVFVGPSGCGKSTTLRMIAGLEEISGGELYIDGKLVNDVAPKDRDIAMVFQNYALYPHMTVYENMAFGLKLRKLPKDEIDKKVREAAKILDIEHLLDRKPKALSGGQRQRVAMGRAIVRNPKVFLMDEPLSNLDAKLRVQMRVEISKLYNKLNTTFIYVTHDQTEAMTLGTRIVVMKDGVIQQVATPKEIYNHPANLFVAGFIGSPQMNMTYGKNVVENEKQYVKIFEKLVEVPEEKVKHIKEKNAENIEVIVGIRPENLYHTKDDLAKEGIIKFTGEVEIKENLGAETYIHVKKNNTNLIIKSMEGADYNIGDTIEFGIDPNKFHIFDKEEQNTIF; the protein is encoded by the coding sequence ATGGCAGGTTTAAAATTAAAAAATGTTACAAAGGTATATGAGAATGGGTTTAAGGCTGTTGATAATTTCAATTTAGATATTGAAGATAGAGAGTTTATAGTTTTTGTTGGACCATCAGGATGTGGTAAATCAACAACCTTAAGAATGATAGCTGGCTTAGAAGAAATATCTGGTGGTGAACTATATATAGATGGTAAATTAGTAAATGATGTAGCACCTAAAGATAGAGATATAGCTATGGTATTCCAAAATTATGCTTTGTATCCACATATGACTGTATATGAAAATATGGCTTTTGGATTAAAATTAAGAAAATTACCAAAAGATGAAATAGATAAAAAGGTTAGGGAAGCAGCAAAAATATTAGATATTGAACATCTTTTAGATAGAAAACCAAAGGCATTATCAGGAGGACAAAGACAAAGAGTTGCTATGGGAAGAGCCATAGTTAGAAATCCGAAAGTATTCTTAATGGACGAGCCATTATCAAACTTAGATGCAAAATTAAGAGTGCAAATGAGAGTAGAAATATCAAAATTATATAATAAGTTAAACACAACTTTTATATATGTTACCCATGATCAAACAGAAGCTATGACTTTAGGTACAAGAATAGTTGTAATGAAAGATGGTGTAATACAACAAGTTGCAACACCAAAAGAAATATATAATCATCCAGCTAATTTATTTGTTGCCGGTTTTATAGGAAGTCCACAAATGAATATGACATATGGAAAGAATGTAGTTGAAAATGAAAAACAATATGTTAAGATATTTGAAAAATTAGTTGAAGTTCCAGAAGAAAAAGTTAAACATATTAAAGAAAAAAATGCAGAAAATATTGAAGTTATAGTTGGAATAAGACCAGAAAATTTATATCATACAAAAGATGACTTAGCTAAAGAAGGAATAATTAAATTTACTGGAGAAGTTGAAATAAAGGAAAACTTAGGAGCCGAAACATATATTCATGTTAAGAAGAACAATACAAACCTTATCATTAAATCTATGGAGGGAGCTGATTATAATATTGGAGATACTATAGAGTTTGGTATCGATCCAAATAAGTTCCATATTTTTGACAAGGAAGAGCAAAACACTATATTTTAG